In Natronocella acetinitrilica, the following proteins share a genomic window:
- the htpX gene encoding protease HtpX has protein sequence MKRVGLLVLTNLAVMAVLGVALMILYAVFGVSTVDGAGGIDYVGLLLVAGVVGFGGAFINLAMSKMIAKRMTGAKVIEQPRNETEQWLVDTVRRFARQENMGVPEVAIYDAPEINAFATGARRNSSLVAVSTGLLRSMSREEAEAVIGHEIAHISNGDMVTLTLVQGVMNTFVVFLAHIIGRFVDKAVFKSESGHGPGFFIAYFAAQMVLGIAASVVVMWFSRQREFRADAGGAKLAGREKMIAALERLRRNAGESNLPDEMRAFGINGGKSGLARLFMSHPPLEERIAALRGSVRQG, from the coding sequence ATGAAGCGAGTCGGACTGCTGGTACTGACCAACCTGGCCGTTATGGCCGTGCTGGGTGTGGCGCTGATGATTCTCTATGCCGTGTTCGGGGTGTCCACAGTGGACGGCGCCGGCGGCATCGATTACGTGGGGCTGTTGCTGGTGGCCGGTGTGGTTGGCTTCGGCGGCGCCTTTATCAACCTGGCGATGTCAAAGATGATCGCCAAGCGGATGACCGGCGCGAAGGTCATCGAACAACCGCGAAACGAGACCGAGCAATGGCTGGTGGATACGGTGCGCCGCTTTGCACGCCAGGAGAACATGGGCGTGCCCGAGGTGGCCATCTACGATGCGCCGGAGATCAACGCCTTCGCCACGGGTGCACGCCGGAATAGCTCCCTGGTGGCGGTCAGCACCGGCTTGCTCCGAAGCATGAGCCGAGAAGAGGCCGAAGCGGTCATCGGTCACGAGATCGCGCACATCTCGAACGGCGACATGGTCACCTTGACCCTGGTGCAGGGCGTGATGAACACCTTTGTGGTGTTCCTTGCCCATATCATCGGTCGTTTTGTCGACAAGGCGGTATTCAAGAGCGAAAGTGGCCATGGCCCCGGATTTTTCATCGCCTATTTCGCCGCCCAGATGGTGCTTGGTATTGCCGCGTCCGTGGTCGTGATGTGGTTCTCGCGGCAGCGGGAGTTCCGTGCCGATGCCGGCGGGGCAAAGCTGGCCGGGCGCGAGAAAATGATCGCGGCCCTGGAACGGTTGCGCCGCAATGCCGGTGAATCGAATCTGCCTGATGAAATGCGGGCTTTTGGCATCAACGGTGGCAAGTCGGGGCTCGCCCGCCTGTTCATGTCCCATCCGCCGCTGGAAGAGCGCATCGCCGCGCTGCGGGGTAGCGTTCGCCAGGGCTGA
- a CDS encoding EAL domain-containing response regulator, whose protein sequence is MNQDDILRLLLADDSLNDAEMYISVLRNAGHAVRATRIEDDEDLREALQEKQFDLFLCKRGLELLPMAEALQQIQQLGRDIPVVIVDADPTPDTRRESLAAGTADLVGSEDLKHLQLVVDRELQHVRTRRRLRQLEKALKETERRCSTLLDSSRDAIAYVHEGMHIYANPAYLEKFGVEQFEDIEGMPLLDMIASTHQSGFKDFLRNYSKGDHSQRDMELDMVAEDAELSVSVNLSPASIDGEPCTQILIRDRSDTRDLERQLDSLSKQDLATGLYNRTYFQEILAETLGGLAPEEGEPGHGLLLIQMDNSDMLRQQLGINAFDKVIADAAAILGNEMDAGATAARFTDDSIILLLPRVGVHESVALAEAVRQRLENHITEIRDKTVTATCSIGVVVLGANAASADAEINNVNLACETARKAGGNQVHLHAGGGRDADEQATWRDTIEDALAQNRFYCVYMPLASLKGEEGERYEVRVRLRGDDEEERLPKEFITPAEELGLMTAVDRWVVKHAIEQLAARIRLGLDTTLFLKISGATLADKAFLPFLGEQLKSAGVPGKHLSFQVNEPVAVTQLNDARDVFRGLKELGCGFTLDHFGSGLNPFQLVKHLPADYLKLDRSLLEQMDESEEAEERIKGIIENAHSMRKQVVSGYVEDAGTLARLWQHQIDFVQGNFLQPPTQEMNFDFSGMVI, encoded by the coding sequence ATGAACCAGGACGATATCCTGCGGCTATTGCTCGCTGACGACTCGCTGAATGATGCGGAAATGTACATCAGCGTTTTGCGCAACGCGGGGCATGCGGTGCGGGCGACTCGCATCGAGGACGACGAAGATCTGCGCGAGGCCCTGCAAGAAAAGCAGTTCGATCTGTTCCTCTGCAAACGCGGCCTCGAATTACTACCGATGGCCGAAGCGCTGCAGCAGATCCAGCAACTGGGCCGCGACATCCCGGTGGTTATCGTCGATGCCGACCCCACTCCCGACACCCGGCGGGAGAGCCTCGCCGCCGGTACCGCGGATCTGGTTGGCAGTGAAGACCTGAAGCATCTGCAACTGGTGGTGGACCGGGAACTCCAGCATGTACGTACCCGCCGTCGGCTCCGTCAGCTTGAGAAAGCACTCAAGGAGACGGAGCGCCGCTGCAGCACCCTGCTGGATAGTTCACGCGATGCCATCGCCTACGTCCATGAAGGCATGCACATCTACGCCAACCCCGCTTACCTGGAGAAATTCGGCGTAGAACAGTTCGAAGACATCGAGGGCATGCCCCTGCTGGACATGATCGCCTCAACGCACCAGTCCGGCTTCAAGGACTTCCTGCGCAACTACAGCAAGGGAGATCACAGCCAGCGGGACATGGAACTCGACATGGTTGCGGAAGACGCGGAACTGTCGGTCTCCGTGAACCTCTCGCCGGCCAGCATTGATGGCGAGCCCTGCACCCAGATACTGATTCGCGACCGCTCCGATACCCGCGACCTGGAGAGGCAGCTCGACAGCCTCAGCAAGCAGGATCTTGCCACCGGTCTGTACAACCGTACCTATTTCCAGGAAATACTGGCCGAAACCCTGGGCGGACTCGCCCCCGAAGAGGGCGAACCCGGTCACGGCCTGCTGCTTATCCAGATGGATAACAGTGACATGCTGCGCCAGCAACTCGGCATTAACGCCTTCGACAAGGTCATTGCAGACGCCGCGGCGATCCTCGGTAACGAAATGGATGCAGGCGCTACCGCGGCACGCTTCACCGATGACAGCATCATCCTGCTACTGCCCCGTGTCGGCGTGCATGAATCCGTTGCCCTGGCCGAGGCGGTGCGCCAACGGCTCGAAAATCACATCACGGAAATCCGCGACAAGACCGTCACGGCAACCTGCAGCATCGGGGTTGTGGTGCTGGGAGCAAACGCCGCCAGCGCCGATGCCGAGATCAACAACGTCAACCTGGCCTGCGAAACCGCCCGCAAGGCCGGTGGCAACCAGGTGCACCTGCACGCCGGCGGTGGGCGCGATGCCGACGAACAGGCCACCTGGCGGGATACCATTGAAGACGCGCTCGCGCAGAACCGCTTTTATTGCGTGTACATGCCGCTGGCAAGCCTGAAGGGCGAGGAAGGTGAACGCTACGAGGTTCGCGTACGCCTGCGCGGCGACGATGAGGAAGAACGGCTGCCCAAGGAGTTCATCACGCCCGCCGAGGAGCTCGGACTGATGACGGCCGTTGATCGCTGGGTGGTCAAACATGCAATCGAACAGCTCGCGGCACGCATCAGGCTCGGCCTCGATACCACACTGTTTCTGAAGATTTCCGGTGCAACGCTGGCGGACAAGGCGTTCTTGCCGTTTCTCGGCGAACAGCTCAAATCCGCTGGCGTCCCGGGAAAACACCTGAGCTTCCAGGTCAACGAGCCCGTGGCCGTCACCCAGTTGAACGACGCCCGGGACGTATTCCGGGGTCTCAAGGAGCTTGGCTGCGGCTTCACGCTGGATCACTTCGGCAGCGGCCTGAACCCGTTCCAGCTCGTCAAGCACCTGCCTGCGGACTACCTGAAACTGGACCGGTCACTGCTCGAACAGATGGATGAGTCGGAAGAGGCCGAGGAGCGCATCAAGGGGATCATCGAGAACGCCCACTCCATGCGCAAGCAGGTGGTCAGCGGCTACGTGGAGGATGCCGGTACCCTGGCGCGGCTCTGGCAACACCAGATCGATTTCGTGCAGGGCAATTTCCTGCAGCCGCCGACCCAGGAGATGAACTTCGATTTCTCCGGCATGGTGATCTGA
- a CDS encoding exodeoxyribonuclease VII small subunit encodes MAETAKEPLAFEQALKELESLVERMEQGELTLEESLRSFERGVELTRLCQRALKDAEQKVEILTTEGGGEPGVEDFEPEKPDA; translated from the coding sequence ATGGCGGAAACAGCAAAGGAACCCCTGGCCTTTGAACAGGCGCTGAAAGAGTTGGAAAGCCTGGTCGAGCGCATGGAACAGGGTGAATTGACGCTGGAAGAATCACTGCGTTCTTTCGAGCGCGGCGTGGAGCTCACCCGCCTGTGTCAGCGCGCCCTGAAGGACGCGGAGCAAAAGGTCGAAATACTTACCACAGAGGGCGGTGGAGAGCCCGGGGTCGAAGACTTTGAGCCCGAAAAACCGGACGCTTGA
- the parE gene encoding DNA topoisomerase IV subunit B, with the protein MASNYDSASIEVLTGLDPVRKRPGMYTDTTRPNHLAQEVIDNSVDEAIAGHAKQIVVTLYSDGSLEVRDDGRGMPVDMHPEEGAPGVEVILSRLHAGGKFSHKNYQFSGGLHGVGVSVVNALSRRLEVRVRRDGNEHLIVFEGGERTQPLAVIGEVGKRNTGTTLRFWPDASYFDAARFSIPRLRHVLRAKAVLCPGLEVIFKEEASGEETVWCYEDGLRDYLISALVDLPRLPEEPFVGSMKGSTEQAEWALLWLPEGGESVQESYVNLIPTAQGGTHVNGLRTGLTEAIREFCEFRNLLPRGVRIAPEDVWEQVAFVLSVKLQDPQFSGQTKERLSSRECAPFVSGVVKDAFSLWLNQHVEAAEGIVQLVLSAAHRRMRSSRKVARKRVTSGPALPGKLADCSAQDLTRTELFLVEGDSAGGSAKQARAREFQAVMPLRGKILNTWEVDPAEVMASQEVHDIAVALGIEPGSSDLSGLRYGKVCILADADPDGAHIATLLCALFLKHFQALVEAGHVFVAMPPLYRVDVGKQTFYALDDHERQGVLDRIEAEKLKGKVSVTRFKGLGEMNPIQLRETTMNPDTRRLLQLTIDSPEETDRLMNMLLGKRAAADRRAWLESKGNLAEVLL; encoded by the coding sequence ATGGCGAGCAATTACGATTCCGCATCCATCGAGGTGCTCACCGGGCTGGACCCAGTCCGCAAGCGCCCGGGCATGTATACCGACACCACGCGGCCCAATCATCTTGCCCAGGAAGTCATCGACAACAGTGTCGACGAGGCGATCGCGGGTCATGCGAAACAGATCGTCGTCACCCTGTACAGCGACGGCTCACTGGAAGTCCGTGACGATGGTCGCGGCATGCCGGTGGACATGCACCCGGAAGAGGGGGCGCCGGGGGTGGAGGTCATCCTTAGCCGCCTGCATGCCGGGGGCAAGTTTTCCCACAAGAACTACCAGTTCAGTGGCGGCCTTCATGGGGTTGGCGTTTCCGTGGTCAATGCGCTTTCCCGGCGGCTTGAGGTGCGGGTGCGGCGGGACGGCAATGAGCATCTCATCGTGTTCGAGGGTGGCGAACGCACCCAGCCGCTGGCCGTGATCGGCGAGGTGGGCAAGCGCAATACCGGCACCACGCTGCGATTCTGGCCGGATGCGAGCTATTTCGACGCCGCGCGTTTCTCCATACCCCGGCTGCGGCATGTGCTGCGCGCCAAGGCGGTGCTCTGTCCGGGCCTGGAAGTCATCTTCAAGGAAGAGGCAAGCGGCGAAGAGACCGTCTGGTGCTATGAGGATGGGTTGCGCGATTACCTGATCAGCGCGCTGGTTGACCTGCCCCGACTGCCGGAAGAGCCTTTCGTTGGCAGCATGAAAGGCAGCACGGAACAGGCTGAATGGGCGCTGCTCTGGTTGCCGGAAGGCGGCGAGAGTGTGCAGGAGAGCTACGTCAACCTGATTCCCACGGCCCAGGGTGGTACTCACGTCAACGGGCTGCGTACAGGCTTGACCGAGGCAATCCGGGAATTCTGCGAGTTTCGCAATCTATTGCCCCGTGGGGTGCGTATCGCCCCGGAAGACGTCTGGGAGCAGGTGGCCTTCGTGCTGTCGGTGAAATTGCAGGATCCGCAGTTCTCCGGTCAGACCAAGGAGCGGCTGTCATCCCGGGAGTGTGCGCCTTTCGTCTCCGGGGTGGTCAAGGACGCCTTCAGCCTCTGGCTGAACCAGCATGTGGAAGCCGCCGAGGGCATCGTGCAGCTTGTCCTGTCGGCGGCGCATCGTCGCATGCGCTCCTCTCGCAAGGTGGCCCGCAAGCGGGTGACCTCGGGTCCTGCGCTGCCGGGCAAGCTTGCCGACTGCAGCGCACAGGATCTGACTCGCACCGAACTCTTTCTGGTGGAAGGCGACTCCGCCGGCGGCTCGGCCAAGCAGGCCAGGGCCCGGGAGTTCCAGGCGGTGATGCCTCTGCGCGGCAAGATTCTCAATACCTGGGAGGTAGACCCGGCCGAGGTGATGGCCTCCCAGGAAGTCCACGATATTGCCGTGGCACTGGGGATAGAACCGGGCTCCAGCGATTTGTCCGGGCTGCGTTACGGCAAGGTCTGCATACTTGCCGATGCCGACCCAGACGGCGCTCATATCGCCACGCTCCTCTGTGCCCTGTTCCTGAAGCATTTCCAGGCGCTCGTGGAGGCTGGTCATGTGTTCGTCGCCATGCCCCCGCTTTATCGCGTCGATGTGGGCAAACAGACCTTCTATGCCCTGGATGACCATGAGCGCCAGGGTGTGCTCGATCGGATCGAGGCGGAGAAGCTCAAGGGCAAGGTCTCGGTGACCCGGTTCAAGGGCCTGGGGGAGATGAACCCGATTCAGCTTCGCGAGACCACCATGAACCCGGATACCCGCCGTCTGCTGCAGTTGACCATCGATTCGCCGGAAGAAACGGATCGACTCATGAACATGCTGTTGGGCAAACGGGCGGCGGCGGACCGCCGCGCCTGGCTTGAGAGCAAGGGCAACCTTGCGGAGGTGTTGTTGTAA
- the efp gene encoding elongation factor P: protein MASYSTSEFKSGLKIMLDNDPYTIVENEFVKPGKGQAFNRVKVRNLKTGKVIDRTFKSGDSVEAADVMETDLQYLYADGEFWHFMDPQSFEQIAAAEAAVGDAAKWLKEQDFCKLTLWNGVPLQVEPPNFVELTVTQTDPGLRGDTSSGGNKPATLETGAVVRVPLFIEEGEVLRIDTRTGDYVSRVK from the coding sequence ATGGCCAGTTACAGCACCAGCGAATTCAAGTCCGGCCTGAAGATCATGCTCGACAATGATCCCTACACCATCGTCGAGAACGAGTTCGTCAAGCCCGGCAAGGGTCAGGCGTTCAACCGGGTCAAGGTGCGTAACCTGAAAACCGGCAAGGTGATCGATAGGACGTTCAAGTCCGGCGACAGCGTGGAAGCAGCCGACGTCATGGAGACGGATCTGCAGTATCTCTACGCCGACGGGGAATTCTGGCATTTCATGGATCCCCAGAGTTTCGAGCAGATCGCCGCTGCCGAGGCAGCAGTGGGTGATGCTGCGAAATGGCTCAAGGAACAGGACTTCTGCAAGCTAACCCTGTGGAACGGCGTGCCGCTTCAGGTGGAGCCGCCGAATTTCGTCGAACTGACCGTTACCCAAACCGATCCCGGCTTGCGTGGCGACACCTCCAGCGGCGGCAACAAGCCCGCCACACTCGAGACTGGTGCAGTGGTTCGCGTGCCGTTGTTCATCGAAGAAGGTGAGGTGCTGCGTATCGACACCCGCACCGGTGACTACGTCAGCCGGGTGAAATAG
- the epmB gene encoding EF-P beta-lysylation protein EpmB, whose translation MSKTLAVRDHHPNWQKLYADAVSDPAELLRLLDLEPELANGMDDAQRQFSLRVPRGFIARMEPGNRHDPLLLQVLPLPQETALQPTQFIDDPVDDHAAMLAPGLLQKYSGRALLVATGACAINCRYCFRRHFPYADANAASANWGPALEQLAGDRDITEVILSGGDPLVLSDRRLRALTDHLRELPHIRTLRIHTRMPIVLPERIDEGLLEWLTGLHQQIVVVLHGNHPAEFDANVDRACGALRGVGATLLNQSVLLRRINDRADTLIALSRRLFEAQVLPYYLHALDPVRGAAHFDVPDGKARSLVEQMRRALPGYLVPTLVRETPGEPNKTPL comes from the coding sequence ATGTCCAAAACGCTCGCCGTGCGCGATCACCACCCGAACTGGCAAAAGCTTTACGCCGACGCGGTTAGCGACCCGGCCGAACTGCTCCGGCTACTCGACCTCGAACCGGAACTCGCCAATGGCATGGACGACGCGCAGCGGCAATTCTCGCTGCGTGTTCCACGTGGCTTCATCGCACGCATGGAACCGGGCAACCGCCATGATCCGTTGCTGCTGCAGGTGCTTCCCCTGCCGCAGGAAACCGCGCTCCAGCCCACGCAATTCATCGACGACCCGGTGGACGATCATGCAGCCATGCTCGCACCGGGCCTGCTGCAGAAATACTCGGGGCGGGCGCTGCTGGTGGCCACTGGTGCCTGCGCCATCAATTGCCGCTACTGCTTCCGCCGCCACTTCCCGTATGCCGATGCCAACGCCGCAAGCGCAAACTGGGGGCCGGCACTGGAACAACTTGCCGGCGACCGGGACATCACCGAGGTCATTCTCTCTGGCGGTGATCCACTGGTGCTCTCGGATCGGCGCCTGCGGGCGCTCACCGACCATCTCCGGGAATTGCCCCACATCAGAACGCTGCGCATCCACACCAGAATGCCCATCGTGCTCCCGGAACGGATTGACGAGGGGCTGCTGGAATGGCTGACCGGATTGCATCAGCAGATCGTGGTGGTCCTGCATGGCAACCACCCGGCGGAATTCGATGCCAACGTGGATCGCGCCTGCGGGGCGCTGCGGGGCGTGGGCGCTACGCTGCTCAATCAATCAGTCCTGCTGCGGCGGATCAACGATCGCGCCGACACGCTGATTGCGCTGTCCAGACGGTTGTTCGAAGCGCAGGTCCTGCCCTACTACCTGCACGCACTCGACCCGGTGCGAGGGGCCGCACATTTCGACGTGCCTGATGGCAAGGCCCGGAGTCTTGTCGAGCAGATGCGCCGGGCACTGCCGGGATACCTGGTCCCCACCCTGGTACGGGAAACACCCGGGGAGCCGAACAAGACCCCCTTGTAG
- the parC gene encoding DNA topoisomerase IV subunit A yields the protein MTDSNVVYADFESRPLREFTEKAYLDYSMYVILDRALPNVGDGLKPVQRRIVYAMSELGLSALAKYKKSARTVGDVLGKYHPHGDSACYEAMVLMAQPFSYRYPLVDGQGNWGSPDDPKSFAAMRYTESRLARYAETLLSELGQGTVDWVPNFDGTMDEPSLLPARLPNVLLNGGTGIAVGMATDIPPHNIRELVAACIRLLDEPDSTLDDLLEHVQGPDYPTEAEIITPREDLRALYEKGNGGVRMRACYQREEGDIIVTALPYQVSGSKVLEQIAAQMQAKKLPLVEDLRDESDHENPTRLVIVPRSNRVDADEVMHHLFATTDLEKTYRVNFNVIGLDGRPQVLPLRDLLLQWLEFRTITVRRRLQWRLNKVEARLHILDGLLIAYLNIDEVIAIIREEDRPKPALMERFGLSDTQAEAILELKLRHLAKLEEMKIRGEQDELAEERKSLQALLGSDARLRGLIREELSRDAEAFGDDRRSPIVERGAARPLDETALVPSEPVTIVLSEKGWVRAAKGHDVDPTALSYKAGDGYLVHVRGRSNRQAVFFDTTGRSYCLPAHSLPSARSQGEPLTGRLTPPAGAGFCHVVAGDDRDSFILASDAGYGFVTSLGDLQAKNRAGKAVLTLPANASMVAPVRVHDPEQDLLVAVTTAGRLLVFPVAELPRLGKGKGNKIIGIPSDRVRSREELLVGITSIAVDGAVLLTSGKRTLTLKSGDLEAFKAARGRRGAVLPRGFQRVSAIEPA from the coding sequence ATGACTGATTCCAACGTGGTTTACGCCGATTTCGAGTCACGCCCGCTGCGGGAATTCACCGAAAAGGCCTACCTGGACTACTCCATGTACGTGATCCTCGACCGGGCGCTGCCCAATGTCGGGGACGGCCTCAAGCCGGTGCAGCGCAGAATCGTCTACGCCATGTCCGAGCTTGGTCTCTCCGCCCTGGCCAAGTACAAGAAGTCGGCGCGGACCGTGGGCGACGTGCTGGGCAAGTATCATCCCCACGGCGACTCGGCCTGCTACGAGGCCATGGTGCTGATGGCGCAGCCGTTTTCCTACCGGTATCCGCTGGTGGACGGCCAGGGCAACTGGGGGTCACCGGACGATCCCAAGTCATTCGCTGCGATGCGTTATACCGAGTCACGACTGGCACGGTACGCCGAAACACTGCTTTCCGAACTGGGGCAGGGCACGGTGGACTGGGTGCCGAACTTCGACGGCACCATGGACGAGCCTTCGCTGCTGCCGGCTCGCCTGCCCAATGTCCTGCTGAATGGTGGCACCGGGATCGCCGTCGGCATGGCCACGGACATCCCGCCTCACAATATCCGGGAGCTGGTGGCCGCCTGCATCCGGCTGCTGGACGAGCCGGACTCGACGCTGGATGACCTGCTGGAACATGTCCAGGGGCCGGATTACCCCACCGAGGCGGAGATCATCACCCCCCGGGAGGACCTCCGGGCCCTCTATGAGAAGGGTAACGGCGGGGTGCGTATGCGTGCCTGCTACCAGAGGGAGGAAGGTGACATCATAGTCACCGCGCTTCCTTATCAGGTCTCCGGCAGCAAGGTGCTGGAGCAGATCGCCGCCCAGATGCAGGCCAAGAAGCTGCCATTGGTCGAAGACCTGCGGGATGAATCCGACCACGAGAACCCGACACGCCTGGTGATCGTGCCACGGTCCAATCGGGTGGATGCCGACGAGGTCATGCATCATCTGTTCGCCACCACGGACCTGGAGAAGACCTACCGGGTGAACTTCAACGTCATCGGCCTGGATGGCCGCCCCCAGGTACTGCCCTTGCGGGACCTGCTGCTGCAGTGGCTTGAGTTCCGCACCATCACGGTACGGCGTCGCCTGCAGTGGCGGCTGAACAAGGTCGAGGCCCGGCTGCATATCCTCGATGGTTTGCTGATCGCCTATCTCAACATCGACGAGGTGATCGCCATCATTCGCGAAGAGGATCGGCCCAAGCCGGCGCTGATGGAGCGGTTCGGGCTCTCCGACACCCAGGCCGAGGCCATCCTGGAGTTGAAGCTGCGTCACCTGGCGAAGCTCGAGGAAATGAAGATTCGCGGCGAGCAGGACGAACTGGCCGAGGAGCGGAAATCCCTGCAGGCCCTGCTGGGCTCCGATGCCAGGCTACGTGGGCTGATCCGTGAGGAACTCTCTCGCGATGCAGAGGCGTTTGGTGATGACCGCCGTTCGCCCATTGTCGAGCGCGGTGCGGCGCGGCCGTTGGACGAGACGGCCCTGGTGCCAAGTGAGCCCGTCACCATCGTGCTGTCCGAAAAGGGCTGGGTTCGGGCTGCCAAGGGCCACGACGTGGATCCCACCGCACTCAGCTACAAGGCCGGTGATGGCTATCTCGTGCATGTTCGCGGCCGTAGCAACCGTCAGGCCGTGTTCTTTGATACCACCGGCCGTTCCTACTGCCTCCCGGCGCATAGCCTGCCTTCGGCGCGCAGCCAGGGGGAACCATTGACGGGGCGATTGACTCCGCCAGCGGGGGCCGGTTTCTGCCATGTCGTCGCCGGTGACGATCGGGACAGCTTCATTCTGGCCAGTGATGCGGGATACGGATTCGTGACCAGTCTTGGTGATCTGCAGGCCAAGAACAGGGCCGGCAAGGCCGTGCTGACCCTGCCCGCGAATGCCTCCATGGTGGCGCCGGTCAGGGTGCATGATCCTGAGCAGGATCTGTTGGTGGCCGTGACCACCGCAGGTCGCCTGCTGGTTTTCCCCGTGGCCGAATTGCCGCGGCTTGGCAAGGGAAAGGGCAACAAGATCATCGGTATTCCGTCGGATCGTGTACGATCCCGCGAAGAGTTGCTGGTGGGCATTACCAGTATCGCCGTTGACGGTGCCGTACTGCTGACTTCCGGGAAACGGACGCTGACTCTCAAGTCTGGTGACCTGGAAGCCTTCAAGGCAGCCAGGGGACGCCGGGGTGCCGTGCTTCCCCGGGGCTTCCAGCGGGTAAGTGCCATCGAGCCGGCTTGA
- the epmA gene encoding EF-P lysine aminoacylase EpmA produces MVPGAVDWRPTATLDTLRRRAELLRCVRQFFEQRGLLEVETPLLSTAAATDPALLSAKVCLHGDPRQPSHYLHTSPEFPMKRLLAAGSGPIWQICRVVRGGEQGPRHNPEFTMLEWYRPGWGYRSLIDEVVELITVVAGARQLRMHTYAEVFAPFGIDPHNDPGDQIASTGRALGIDVPAGLSRDGLLDLVHSHRIASTLGKDGCVDVIHAFPVSMAALARIEPGSPPTAQRFECFLEGMEIANGFQELTDAGEQRQRFAEDLLRRGSEGLHQPPMDERFLGALASGLPDCAGVALGLDRLFMVALGIKRIEDVLAFPSQHS; encoded by the coding sequence ATGGTGCCGGGCGCGGTGGACTGGCGACCGACTGCCACGCTCGACACGCTCCGCCGCCGCGCCGAGTTGCTCCGCTGCGTGCGCCAGTTCTTCGAGCAGCGAGGTCTGCTTGAGGTGGAGACGCCGTTGCTTTCCACGGCGGCGGCCACGGACCCTGCACTGCTTAGTGCGAAGGTCTGTCTCCACGGCGACCCCCGGCAACCGTCGCATTACCTGCATACATCCCCCGAGTTTCCCATGAAGCGCCTGTTGGCGGCCGGAAGCGGCCCGATCTGGCAGATCTGCCGGGTGGTTCGCGGCGGCGAGCAGGGTCCGCGCCACAACCCCGAATTCACCATGCTGGAATGGTATCGGCCGGGCTGGGGCTATCGAAGCCTGATCGATGAAGTGGTTGAACTGATTACGGTCGTCGCCGGCGCCAGGCAGTTGCGCATGCATACCTATGCCGAGGTCTTCGCGCCGTTCGGGATCGATCCCCACAACGATCCCGGGGACCAGATTGCAAGCACCGGCCGGGCGCTGGGTATTGATGTGCCTGCGGGGTTGAGCCGGGACGGCCTGCTTGATCTGGTTCACTCTCACCGGATTGCCTCCACGCTGGGAAAGGATGGATGCGTTGACGTGATCCACGCCTTTCCCGTGTCCATGGCTGCTCTGGCCAGGATCGAGCCGGGCTCACCGCCCACGGCGCAGCGCTTCGAGTGTTTCCTGGAAGGCATGGAGATCGCCAATGGCTTCCAGGAACTCACCGACGCGGGAGAACAGCGGCAGCGGTTTGCCGAGGACCTGCTGCGCCGGGGGTCCGAGGGGCTGCATCAACCGCCGATGGATGAGCGTTTCCTGGGGGCGTTGGCGTCGGGCCTGCCAGACTGCGCCGGCGTCGCGCTGGGGCTTGATCGCCTGTTCATGGTTGCACTGGGGATCAAGCGGATCGAAGACGTGCTGGCTTTTCCCAGCCAGCACAGTTGA
- a CDS encoding GlcG/HbpS family heme-binding protein: protein MPADVFPIKTTLPLEKARVMIAEALAEGRRQKLQPLTVVVVDTGGHVISMDREDGSGILRADVARGKAVASLGIGISSGTIGARNKGRDAFLSGVAAASDGRFIPVGGGVLVLDEQRHVIGAIGASGDTSDADEACVVAGVRAAGYEPGLDAAS from the coding sequence ATGCCTGCTGACGTATTTCCCATCAAGACCACATTGCCGTTGGAAAAAGCCCGCGTGATGATCGCCGAAGCGCTGGCCGAAGGCCGTCGACAGAAACTGCAGCCGTTGACTGTCGTGGTGGTGGATACCGGCGGTCACGTGATCTCGATGGATCGCGAGGACGGTTCCGGCATCCTGCGCGCCGATGTGGCCCGCGGCAAGGCCGTCGCGTCTCTGGGCATTGGCATCAGCAGCGGCACCATTGGTGCCCGCAACAAGGGTCGCGACGCGTTTCTCAGTGGCGTGGCCGCCGCCTCTGACGGTCGCTTCATCCCGGTAGGCGGCGGTGTCCTGGTGCTGGATGAACAGCGCCACGTGATTGGCGCCATCGGTGCCAGCGGCGATACCTCGGACGCGGATGAAGCCTGCGTTGTCGCCGGTGTCCGTGCCGCCGGATACGAGCCGGGACTCGACGCGGCCTCCTGA